The proteins below come from a single Prochlorococcus marinus str. MIT 9215 genomic window:
- a CDS encoding anthranilate synthase component I family protein, whose protein sequence is MKIKKIMLEKWIDPALITHDLTKKFGDKGLAWLDSDGKENGEWSIIGIKPKKIIQSRDINNLDKNNNPFNNLKNIEQGFWIGWLSYEAGVYVEPKNPWRKSNMATLWIGSYDPIIKCNLIKKEIIIEGTNSSELINYKNIINNIKNIEEENIIKTSLNFDFSKINLDEMAEKFQKNILKLKKLISLGDIFQANLTTKCEIESSKNYNPLDIYLKIRRKLRAPFGGIIINNDNYKEAVLSTSPERFIKIDNKNFVESRPIKGTRSRDKDLNQDALNAIDLITNEKDRAENIMIVDLIRNDLSKVCETGSILVPEILKLESFLKVHHLTSVIRGKLKKDKNWIDLLKACWPGGSITGAPKLRSCQRLFELEEYERGPYCGSFLKLDWNGEFDSNILIRSFLIKDKKINIYAGCGIVIDSHPEEETNELKWKLLPLIDSLK, encoded by the coding sequence ATGAAAATAAAAAAAATAATGCTAGAAAAATGGATAGATCCAGCACTGATTACGCATGATCTAACTAAAAAATTCGGAGATAAAGGATTAGCGTGGCTAGACAGTGATGGCAAAGAAAATGGGGAATGGTCAATAATAGGAATTAAACCTAAAAAAATAATCCAATCAAGAGACATCAATAACTTAGACAAAAATAATAATCCATTTAATAATTTAAAAAATATTGAACAAGGATTTTGGATCGGATGGTTAAGTTATGAAGCTGGAGTTTACGTAGAACCAAAAAACCCATGGAGAAAATCTAATATGGCAACTTTATGGATTGGATCATATGATCCAATCATTAAATGTAATCTCATAAAAAAAGAAATAATTATCGAAGGCACAAACTCATCTGAACTGATTAATTATAAAAACATAATCAACAATATAAAAAATATTGAAGAAGAAAATATTATTAAAACAAGTTTGAATTTTGATTTTTCAAAAATAAATTTGGACGAAATGGCTGAAAAATTTCAGAAAAATATTTTAAAATTGAAAAAATTAATTTCCCTAGGGGACATCTTTCAAGCAAACCTAACAACTAAATGTGAAATTGAATCTTCCAAAAACTATAATCCTCTAGATATTTATTTGAAAATAAGAAGAAAATTGAGGGCTCCCTTTGGAGGAATAATAATAAATAATGATAATTATAAAGAGGCTGTATTATCTACCTCGCCAGAAAGATTTATAAAAATAGATAATAAAAATTTTGTAGAATCAAGACCTATCAAAGGAACTAGATCCAGAGATAAAGATTTAAATCAAGACGCACTTAATGCTATCGATTTAATAACGAACGAAAAAGATAGAGCCGAAAATATTATGATTGTTGACCTAATCAGAAATGATTTAAGTAAAGTTTGCGAAACAGGAAGTATTCTTGTACCAGAAATATTAAAACTTGAAAGTTTCTTAAAAGTTCATCATTTAACTTCAGTAATCAGAGGCAAATTAAAAAAAGATAAGAACTGGATTGATTTACTAAAAGCTTGTTGGCCTGGGGGCTCTATAACTGGAGCGCCTAAATTAAGATCATGCCAGAGACTTTTTGAATTAGAAGAATATGAACGCGGGCCATACTGTGGCTCATTTTTGAAGCTTGACTGGAATGGAGAGTTTGACAGCAATATACTAATAAGATCATTTTTAATTAAAGACAAAAAAATCAATATATATGCTGGTTGCGGAATAGTTATTGACTCTCATCCTGAAGAGGAAACTAATGAACTGAAATGGAAACTTTTACCATTAATTGATTCACTAAAATGA
- a CDS encoding 7-carboxy-7-deazaguanine synthase QueE produces MTNYLPIVEQFHSLQGEGYHAGKSAFFVRLAGCKVGCSWCDTKNSWDEKKYPSISIKKIIDRIKIARDKGASFCVITGGEPLQHNLDNFCKAIKKMTMREEQNSMKIHIETSGVNSISGSYDWMTLSPKRHSPPKNYFLKKCNEIKIIINDIKDIEFAIQIKKETLKQYQLSKSEDGLKKEDKIFYLQPAWNNANGLSLAIDFVKNNPDWKLSLQTHKYLKIK; encoded by the coding sequence ATGACAAATTATTTACCGATAGTCGAACAATTTCATTCATTACAAGGTGAAGGTTATCACGCTGGAAAAAGCGCTTTTTTTGTGCGATTAGCTGGTTGTAAAGTTGGATGTTCGTGGTGCGATACCAAAAATTCATGGGATGAGAAGAAATACCCCTCTATATCAATTAAAAAAATAATAGATCGCATAAAAATTGCTAGAGATAAAGGAGCATCTTTTTGCGTTATTACAGGTGGAGAACCTTTGCAACATAACTTGGATAATTTTTGTAAAGCAATAAAAAAAATGACGATGAGAGAAGAACAAAACTCAATGAAGATTCATATTGAGACAAGTGGAGTTAATTCAATATCAGGCAGTTATGATTGGATGACTTTATCTCCTAAAAGACACTCACCTCCCAAAAATTATTTTTTAAAAAAATGTAATGAAATCAAAATAATTATAAATGATATAAAAGATATTGAATTTGCTATTCAAATAAAAAAAGAAACTTTAAAACAATATCAACTCTCAAAAAGCGAAGATGGCTTAAAAAAAGAAGATAAAATTTTTTATTTACAGCCAGCATGGAATAATGCGAATGGTCTTTCTCTAGCTATTGATTTCGTAAAAAATAACCCAGATTGGAAATTAAGCCTTCAAACTCACAAATACTTAAAAATTAAATGA
- the queC gene encoding 7-cyano-7-deazaguanine synthase QueC, with the protein MTLKNKSIVVLLSGGLDSSTVTGIAKKSEAKIFGLSFDYGQRHKKELYSASIIAKHFNIEEFKIIKLDLSLWGGSSLTDTQKNIPLEGVQTNKIPNTYVPGRNTIFISVALSYAEAIDADFIGLGVNALDYSGYPDCRPDYIKKFQELADLANKRGRENNPIKLWTPLLDLNKEEIIKLAYSNHVPLEKTWSCYSGYSKPCGKCDSCRIRNDAYEKWLNNNNKK; encoded by the coding sequence ATGACTCTTAAAAATAAATCGATAGTAGTTTTATTATCTGGAGGTTTAGATTCTTCTACAGTTACTGGTATCGCAAAAAAATCAGAAGCTAAAATTTTTGGCCTATCATTTGACTACGGTCAACGTCATAAAAAAGAATTATATTCTGCTTCAATAATTGCAAAACACTTTAATATCGAAGAATTTAAAATCATTAAGCTTGATTTATCTTTATGGGGTGGCTCTTCATTAACTGATACTCAAAAAAATATTCCTTTAGAAGGAGTGCAAACTAATAAAATTCCTAATACATATGTTCCTGGGAGAAATACCATATTTATTTCCGTTGCACTAAGTTACGCCGAAGCAATAGATGCTGATTTTATAGGATTAGGAGTTAATGCACTGGATTATTCTGGTTATCCAGATTGCAGACCTGACTACATTAAAAAATTTCAAGAATTAGCAGATTTAGCCAATAAAAGAGGAAGAGAAAATAATCCAATAAAACTTTGGACGCCACTATTAGATTTAAATAAAGAGGAAATTATTAAATTAGCTTATAGTAATCATGTGCCTTTAGAAAAAACATGGAGTTGTTATTCGGGTTATTCAAAACCATGCGGTAAGTGTGATAGCTGCAGAATTAGAAATGACGCTTATGAAAAATGGCTTAATAACAATAATAAAAAATGA
- the gcvT gene encoding glycine cleavage system aminomethyltransferase GcvT, which yields MDLLKSPLYSKYVESNAKLVNFAGWEMPISFSGLIKEHESVRSSAGLFDISHMGVISIKGINPKDYIQKLFPTNLYSFSEGQGLYTVMLNDKGGIIDDLIIYDLGIQENDLSELLLIVNASRYEEDFQWIKNNLNMSEISITNFKKDKVLLALQGKNSFDLFEEWIESSISYIPTFGCEYKIFEHISPKEKIFFSKTGYTGENGLEILLSKKAAINLWDFSISKNVTPCGLGARDTLRLEAGMHLYGQDINEETSPYEAGLGWLVHLENNHEFFGRRFLEEQSRLGIQKKLVGLSIEGKAIGRKGCAVLKGEENIGTITSGSWSPTKQQAIAFAYINTTHALINNEVQISIRGKKFKGVITKRAFYKKNY from the coding sequence ATGGATTTGCTAAAAAGTCCTCTTTATTCAAAATATGTTGAATCCAATGCAAAATTAGTGAATTTTGCAGGTTGGGAAATGCCCATATCATTTTCAGGATTAATAAAAGAGCATGAATCAGTTAGATCTTCAGCAGGATTATTTGATATTTCCCACATGGGTGTAATTTCTATCAAGGGAATCAATCCAAAGGATTATATTCAAAAACTTTTTCCTACTAATTTATACTCCTTTTCTGAAGGACAGGGACTTTATACAGTAATGCTCAATGATAAAGGAGGAATAATAGATGACTTAATAATTTATGACCTTGGTATACAAGAAAATGACTTATCAGAATTATTGTTAATAGTTAATGCAAGTAGATATGAGGAAGATTTTCAGTGGATAAAAAACAATTTAAATATGTCTGAAATTTCGATAACAAACTTTAAAAAAGACAAAGTACTTTTAGCACTACAGGGGAAAAACTCATTCGATTTATTTGAAGAATGGATTGAATCTTCGATCTCATATATCCCTACCTTTGGATGCGAATATAAAATTTTTGAACATATTTCGCCTAAAGAAAAAATTTTCTTTTCAAAGACAGGCTATACGGGGGAAAATGGTCTAGAAATACTTTTATCTAAAAAAGCAGCAATTAATTTATGGGATTTCTCAATTTCCAAAAATGTAACACCTTGTGGTTTAGGAGCTAGAGATACTCTTAGACTTGAAGCAGGTATGCATCTTTACGGTCAAGATATAAATGAAGAAACTTCTCCATATGAAGCAGGGTTAGGCTGGCTAGTACATCTAGAAAATAATCACGAATTCTTTGGAAGAAGATTTCTAGAAGAACAGTCAAGATTGGGTATTCAAAAAAAGTTAGTTGGTCTCTCTATAGAAGGTAAAGCAATAGGACGAAAAGGTTGCGCAGTTCTTAAAGGTGAAGAAAATATTGGAACCATCACAAGCGGCAGTTGGTCTCCAACTAAACAACAAGCTATAGCTTTTGCATACATCAATACTACGCATGCCTTAATAAATAATGAAGTTCAAATATCAATAAGAGGCAAAAAATTCAAAGGGGTAATAACAAAGAGAGCGTTTTATAAAAAAAATTATTAA
- the aspS gene encoding aspartate--tRNA ligase, producing the protein MRNKICKELNNTDIGKLVNLCGWVDRRRDHGGVIFIDLRDHSGFLQITINPDDGADLFKQAETLRNETVIMVSGIINERPKDSINTNLSTGELELKVKDLQVLNQIKNNLPFPVSIHDYENTKEELRLKYRYLDLRRGKLLENLKTRHKIIKVSREFLDNFGFTEVETPLLTKSTPEGARDFLVPARLSNGEFFALPQSPQLFKQLLMVGGLDKYYQIAKCFRDEDLRADRQPEFTQLDIEMSFVSEEEIISFNESLIKKIWKEVLNINFNNAFPRMSWQAAMDNYGTDRPDTRYEMLLKDLGGVLGDIGFNIFTKAIKAGGYIKSITVKGGNSSISNVRIKPGGDIFQVAQDAGAGGLAFIRVKGDELETIGAIKNNLSEEHIADILKITEAKDGDLILLGAGDKQIVNQSLDRVRQYIAKDLNLIDKSKWNFLWVTDFPMFERNEDENRYEALHHPFCSPKNIKSKDSDKMQKEIENSIANAYDLVLNGMELGGGSLRIHEANLQREVLKTVGLTDKEIDEKFGFLIEALEMGAPPHGGIAFGLDRITMLLIGADSIRETIAFPKNQQAKCLLTNAPSNVSESQLKELDIEITIDE; encoded by the coding sequence ATGAGAAACAAAATTTGCAAAGAACTCAATAATACAGATATTGGTAAATTAGTTAATTTATGTGGATGGGTAGATAGAAGACGAGATCATGGTGGCGTAATTTTTATTGATTTAAGAGACCATAGTGGATTTCTACAAATAACAATTAACCCCGATGATGGTGCAGATCTATTTAAACAGGCAGAAACTCTAAGAAATGAAACAGTAATAATGGTTAGTGGAATTATTAATGAAAGGCCCAAAGATTCCATAAATACAAATTTAAGTACTGGAGAGTTAGAGCTTAAGGTTAAAGATTTGCAAGTTCTCAACCAAATTAAAAACAACTTACCTTTTCCAGTTTCTATACATGATTATGAAAATACAAAAGAGGAACTCAGATTAAAATATAGATACCTTGATTTAAGAAGGGGAAAGTTACTAGAAAATTTAAAAACTAGACATAAGATTATTAAAGTTTCTAGAGAATTTCTTGATAATTTTGGATTTACAGAAGTAGAGACCCCATTACTTACAAAGTCAACTCCTGAAGGCGCTCGCGATTTTCTTGTTCCTGCACGTCTTTCAAATGGAGAATTTTTTGCTTTACCTCAATCCCCACAATTATTTAAACAACTTTTAATGGTTGGGGGCTTAGATAAGTATTATCAAATAGCAAAATGTTTCCGTGATGAAGACTTAAGGGCAGATAGACAGCCAGAGTTTACTCAATTAGATATTGAGATGAGCTTTGTTAGTGAAGAAGAAATAATTTCTTTTAATGAAAGTCTCATAAAAAAAATATGGAAAGAAGTATTAAATATTAATTTTAATAATGCTTTTCCAAGAATGTCATGGCAGGCAGCAATGGATAATTACGGCACTGATAGACCAGATACTAGATATGAAATGTTATTAAAAGATTTAGGAGGAGTATTAGGTGATATTGGATTTAATATTTTCACCAAGGCAATTAAGGCTGGAGGTTATATAAAATCCATAACAGTTAAAGGAGGTAATTCAAGTATTAGCAACGTAAGAATTAAACCAGGAGGTGACATCTTCCAAGTAGCTCAAGATGCAGGAGCTGGTGGTTTGGCCTTTATAAGGGTCAAAGGAGATGAGCTTGAGACTATTGGGGCAATTAAAAATAATTTAAGTGAAGAGCATATAGCTGACATTTTAAAAATCACAGAGGCAAAAGATGGAGACTTAATCCTCTTAGGAGCTGGAGATAAACAAATTGTCAATCAGTCATTAGATAGGGTTAGACAATATATCGCAAAAGACTTAAATCTTATTGATAAAAGTAAATGGAATTTCTTATGGGTAACTGACTTCCCGATGTTTGAGAGAAATGAAGATGAAAATAGATATGAAGCTTTACATCATCCTTTTTGTTCTCCAAAAAATATAAAATCTAAAGATTCCGACAAAATGCAAAAAGAAATCGAAAACTCTATAGCCAATGCTTATGACTTAGTTCTTAATGGCATGGAGTTAGGAGGTGGCTCTTTACGTATTCATGAAGCTAACTTGCAAAGAGAGGTTTTAAAAACGGTAGGACTTACTGATAAAGAGATTGATGAAAAATTTGGATTTTTAATAGAAGCTTTAGAAATGGGTGCTCCTCCTCATGGTGGAATAGCTTTTGGATTAGATCGTATTACCATGCTGCTCATAGGTGCAGATTCAATCAGAGAAACAATTGCTTTTCCAAAAAATCAACAAGCAAAATGTCTTCTCACAAATGCGCCTTCAAATGTCTCAGAATCACAATTAAAAGAATTGGATATTGAAATAACAATTGATGAATAA
- a CDS encoding CTP synthase, with product MSKFVFVTGGVVSSIGKGIVAASLGRLLKSRGYSVSILKLDPYLNVDPGTMSPFQHGEVFVTEDGAETDLDLGHYERFTDTAMTRLNSVTTGSIYQAVINKERRGSYNGGTVQVIPHITGEIRERIHRVAANSNADIIITEIGGTVGDIESLPFLEAIREFKNDVNRNDVAYIHVTLLPFIKTSGEIKTKPTQHSVKELRSIGIQPDLLVCRSDKSINEGLKKKLSGFCGVNIKSVIEALDADSIYSVPLALKKEGLCKETLKYLELEDKECDLKNWEALIHNLRNPGDPIKVALVGKYIELGDAYLSVVEALRHACIEKKASLDLHWVSAEMIEKGSAETYLKEVDAIVVPGGFGNRGVNGKISAIKFAREKKIPFLGLCLGMQCAVIEWARNVANLPDASSSELNPDTPNPVIHLLPEQEDVVDLGGTMRLGVYPCRLTNNTTGKKLYDEDVIYERHRHRYEFNNYYKQSFLNSGYKISGTSPDGRLVELIELENHPYFLACQYHPEFLSRPGKPHPLFQGLIKASQEKLTQSN from the coding sequence ATGTCAAAATTTGTTTTTGTCACAGGAGGAGTCGTTTCTAGCATTGGTAAAGGAATTGTAGCTGCAAGCTTAGGTAGATTATTAAAGTCTAGAGGATATAGTGTTTCAATATTAAAACTAGATCCATATCTAAACGTTGATCCAGGCACAATGAGCCCTTTTCAACATGGAGAAGTATTTGTAACCGAAGATGGGGCTGAAACCGATCTGGATTTAGGTCACTATGAAAGATTTACAGATACTGCAATGACTAGGTTGAATAGTGTAACAACGGGATCTATTTATCAAGCAGTTATTAATAAAGAAAGAAGAGGTAGTTATAACGGTGGAACTGTGCAAGTAATACCTCACATAACGGGAGAAATTAGAGAAAGGATTCATAGAGTAGCCGCTAACAGCAATGCAGATATTATTATTACTGAAATTGGTGGAACAGTTGGTGACATTGAATCTTTACCTTTTTTAGAAGCAATAAGAGAATTCAAAAATGATGTTAATAGAAATGATGTTGCATACATACACGTAACGTTACTTCCCTTCATCAAAACCTCTGGAGAAATAAAAACTAAGCCAACACAACATTCAGTAAAAGAATTAAGATCAATTGGAATTCAGCCTGATTTACTTGTATGCCGAAGTGATAAATCAATAAATGAAGGTCTTAAAAAGAAGCTTAGTGGGTTTTGTGGAGTAAATATTAAGTCAGTAATAGAAGCTTTAGACGCAGATAGTATTTATTCTGTGCCTCTTGCTTTAAAAAAAGAGGGTTTATGCAAAGAAACTTTGAAATATCTTGAACTAGAAGACAAAGAATGTGATTTGAAAAATTGGGAAGCACTCATTCATAATCTAAGAAATCCTGGAGATCCAATAAAAGTTGCTCTTGTAGGTAAATATATTGAACTTGGAGATGCATATTTATCTGTAGTTGAAGCTTTAAGACATGCATGCATTGAAAAAAAGGCTTCATTAGATTTACATTGGGTAAGCGCTGAAATGATAGAAAAAGGTTCAGCAGAAACTTACTTAAAAGAAGTTGATGCAATTGTCGTACCTGGAGGATTTGGGAATAGGGGAGTTAATGGCAAAATTTCAGCTATAAAATTCGCAAGAGAAAAGAAAATTCCATTTTTAGGCTTGTGCCTTGGTATGCAATGTGCAGTTATAGAATGGGCTAGGAATGTAGCTAATCTTCCAGATGCATCTAGTTCAGAACTAAACCCAGATACTCCCAATCCAGTGATACATTTATTACCAGAACAGGAAGATGTAGTTGATTTAGGTGGGACAATGAGACTTGGAGTTTATCCATGTAGATTGACAAACAATACAACTGGAAAAAAATTATATGATGAAGATGTTATTTATGAGAGACATCGCCATAGATACGAATTTAATAATTACTACAAACAAAGTTTTTTAAATTCCGGATACAAAATTAGTGGTACATCACCAGATGGCAGATTAGTTGAATTAATTGAGTTAGAAAATCATCCTTACTTCTTAGCATGTCAATATCATCCTGAGTTTTTATCAAGACCTGGCAAACCTCATCCTTTATTTCAAGGTTTAATAAAAGCCTCTCAAGAAAAATTAACTCAATCAAATTAA
- a CDS encoding aminotransferase class IV: MIEKLGWHKDQWLNIDRIFIAANNRGLKFADGIFETILIKDNKPILFDEHFKRLEKGSKILNINLKINKLTLRQLIDDGIRKLSLRNDQFASVRINYSRGTNEGRTLKIGSTLETKGLDNLWLEFYRIKPNFNPISVFTSKTETINEFSLISKCKTFSYNQAIQVLTEANNKSFDDSILLNTSGELCCGSTFNLLIKRNNQWITPRKESGCLEGIMVSKALKLKIVKEELIAPEFQNDDIIVAINSLSCRQINQINDLKLKPKFDPIYFWDLLYN, encoded by the coding sequence ATGATAGAAAAATTAGGCTGGCACAAGGATCAATGGTTAAATATTGATAGGATATTTATTGCTGCAAATAATAGAGGATTAAAATTTGCTGATGGTATATTTGAAACCATTTTGATAAAGGATAACAAACCTATCCTTTTTGATGAACACTTTAAAAGGTTAGAAAAGGGTAGCAAAATTTTAAATATTAATCTCAAAATAAATAAATTAACTTTGAGACAACTTATTGATGATGGTATTAGAAAGTTATCGCTTAGGAATGATCAATTTGCTTCAGTAAGAATAAACTATAGTAGAGGAACTAATGAAGGTCGAACACTAAAAATTGGAAGCACTTTAGAGACTAAAGGTTTAGATAATTTATGGCTTGAGTTCTATAGGATAAAACCAAATTTTAATCCGATAAGCGTATTTACTAGTAAAACAGAAACAATCAATGAATTCAGTCTTATAAGTAAATGCAAAACATTTTCATATAATCAGGCAATACAAGTTTTGACAGAGGCTAATAACAAATCATTTGATGATTCTATCCTGTTGAACACGTCAGGTGAACTTTGTTGTGGAAGTACATTTAATCTACTAATTAAAAGAAATAATCAATGGATAACACCTAGAAAAGAGAGCGGCTGTTTAGAGGGGATTATGGTTTCTAAAGCTTTAAAATTGAAAATTGTAAAAGAAGAATTAATTGCTCCTGAATTTCAAAATGATGACATAATAGTTGCGATTAATAGCTTATCTTGCAGACAAATTAATCAAATAAATGATTTAAAGCTTAAACCTAAATTCGATCCAATTTACTTTTGGGATTTATTATATAATTGA